The Catellatospora citrea DNA segment CGGCCATCGGCCAGCACTGGATGTACGCCGGCAAGCACGTTCTGATCGTCTTCGACGACCTGAGCAAGCAGGCCGAGGCCTACCGCGCCGTGTCGCTGCTGCTGCGCCGCCCGCCGGGCCGTGAGGCCTACCCGGGTGACGTCTTCTACCTGCACTCGCGTCTGCTGGAGCGTTGCGCGAAGCTGTCGGACGAGCTGGGCGCGGGCTCGATGACCGGTCTGCCGATCATCGAGACGAAGGCCGGCGACATCTCGGCGTTCATCCCGACCAACGTCATCTCCATCACCGACGGACAGATCTTCCTCGAGGAGTCCCTGTTCAACTCGGGTGTGCGGCCGGCCATCAACGTCGGCACGTCGGTCTCCCGGGTCGGTGGCTCGGCGCAGACCAAGCCGATGCGCAAGGTCTCCGGCCGCCTGCGTCTGGACCTGGCCCAGTACCGCGAGCTGGAGGCGTTCGCCGCCTTCGCCTCGGACCTGGACCGGACCTCGCTGGCCCAGCTGGAGAAGGGCGGCCGGCTGGTCGAGCTGCTCAAGCAGCAGAACTTCTCGCCGTACCCGATGGAGGAGCAGGCCGTCTCGATCTGGTCCGGCACCGAGGGCAAGCTCGACGACATCCCGGTCGCCGACGTGCGCCGCTTCGAGGCCGAGTTCCTGCAGCACCTGCGCAGCTCGCACAGCGACGTGCTGAAGACGATCGCGTCCGGCACCTGGGACGACGACGTCGCGGCCAAGCTCGACAGCGTGATCACCGAGTTCAAGAAGGGCTTCCTGCCCGCCGAGGACTCCCAGGTGGTCGTGGACGTCGAGGCCGAGGCGCTCGAGGGCGACGAGAAGACCGAGACCGTCACCCGCATCGTGGCTGAGAAGAAGTAGCCATGGCCGGGCAGGTACGAGTTCTTCGTCGGCGGATCAGGGCGACCCGCTCGACGAAGAAGATCACCAAGGCGATGGAGCTGGTCGCGACCAGCCGCATCGCCAAGGCTCAGGACCGTGTCGCCGCGTCGCTGCCGTATGCGAACGCCATCACCGGCGTGCTCACCGCGCTGGCGTCGAACACCAACGCCCAGCACCCGCTGCTGGTCCCGCGTGACCCGGAGCACCGGGCCGGCGTGCTGCTCATCACGAGCGACCGCGGCCTGTGCGGCGGGTACAACGCCAACGCGATCCGGCTCACCGAGCAGCTCATCGCGCGGCTCAAGGCGCAGGGCAAGCAGGTGGCGCTGT contains these protein-coding regions:
- the atpA gene encoding F0F1 ATP synthase subunit alpha translates to MAELTISSEEIRGALERFVSSYAPEISREEVGVVTEAGDGIAKVEGLPSTMANELLEFADGTLGVALNLDVREIGVVVLGAFEGIEEGQPVKRTGRVLSVPVGDKFLGRVVNPLGEPIDGLGEIANEGFRELELQAPNVMVRKSVHEPLATGIKAIDAMTPIGRGQRQLIIGDRKTGKTSVALDAIINQRDNWKSGDPVKQVRCIYVAIGQKASTIASVKGTLEQAGAMEYTTIVASPASDPAGFKYLSPYAGSAIGQHWMYAGKHVLIVFDDLSKQAEAYRAVSLLLRRPPGREAYPGDVFYLHSRLLERCAKLSDELGAGSMTGLPIIETKAGDISAFIPTNVISITDGQIFLEESLFNSGVRPAINVGTSVSRVGGSAQTKPMRKVSGRLRLDLAQYRELEAFAAFASDLDRTSLAQLEKGGRLVELLKQQNFSPYPMEEQAVSIWSGTEGKLDDIPVADVRRFEAEFLQHLRSSHSDVLKTIASGTWDDDVAAKLDSVITEFKKGFLPAEDSQVVVDVEAEALEGDEKTETVTRIVAEKK